One Coffea eugenioides isolate CCC68of chromosome 2, Ceug_1.0, whole genome shotgun sequence genomic window, TTCtgcatcatttccaaacacCTCAGCCTTACTTGACGAGTTTCTAATAGGCTCCTTAAATTTCGTATTGTCCATAATAACCCCAATGGTGTTATCGTACTCTGGCAGGGGGTTCTTATCCACATTTGGCGCTTGTGCCTCTTTTCTTCTAATTACAATCTCTCCAGCTTCAAccatgtcttgaattttatgcttgAGTGCTTTACACTCAGCAATCGGATGGCCGGGtgcccctgaatgataagcacagacgGCTTGTGGGTTATACCCAACGGGCATACCATACGGATAGGTTGGAGGGGGAATGATACCTATTTTCCCGGCAGCCTTCAATTGGTCATATAATTGATCCAAAGGCCTGTCGAGATTGGTGAATGTGCGGTTACGTCCCGGGTTGTTGGCTTTAGGGGGTTGAGGATAGTTGTAAATGGGTCTGTTTGGTGGAGGCATTCTTGGATTGAATAGAGGCCGATGACGGTTTTGGTgtggatttggttgagaaatttgaaaaggggctaaaGATGGGTTAGTATAGCTTGGGCGAGATCGATGGGGGTTGATATTGGTAGTATATACATGGTGAgggtttgaatagtaagggtaagATGGTTCgtaggttggattgtgttggTATTGGGGTCTGGGTGAAGGGTTGTGACTCCAGACAAAAGTTacatccccctctttctttttaaactgtGGTCCTTTCCCACTACTTCCTTGCCCTTGCAAAGCTTCTACTTGTGATTTTAGGGCAGAGACGTTAACAATTTTTCCGACtctcacaaaatcatcatattcttcgAGTTTATTCACAATCGCAGCAAATGAACACCCGGTCATACGGAAGATTTCTTCGAAGTGTGgaggatcatgcgcctttatGAAAGTGCGAACAATTTCATCTTCGGTCATCGGAGGCTCAACCTTGGCAGCTATCTTTCTCCATCTTTTGGcgtatgtcttatgatcttcagatggtcgcCTCTTTGTGCCTTCCAATGTAGTTCTAGTAGGTGCTAGCTCGCAGTTATATTCGTATTGTCTGATGAAGGCGTTGGATAGATCAAGCCAAGTCTTTACCTCCTCTGGCTTTAagttggaataccagtcgagtgcgtCCCCTTCCAGACTTTCTGGAAATAACCTTAATGGCAAGTTTTCGTCATCTACGGGtctgcccaacttgttggcaaacaaacGCAAGTGTGTCTTAGGGTTGCCTGTACCATCATACTTATTGAACTTCGGGGTTTTGAACCCTACGGGCAGCTGTACATTTGGAAACAGGCACAGATCATCGTAGTCTAACACCCCttgtttgcttaaaccttgATTTTTCCTgatgaactcatcgaaacgatccAACCGCTTAAGTAGCTTGATATCCACCGgggcagacgactctcccacttctggcttggtttgaacaggGTGCTCTGGCACAACAGGCTCTGCGGTAGTCTGATAAAAAGCTTGTGGATCCAGAGGCATGTTTGGACCaccttgaggctgaaatccttgcccatagggaggatagaacggaggattttgagtataaGTATACTGTGGGTTGAAAACTccctcaaaagtggtttgaattggaggaatgACAAACGG contains:
- the LOC113759956 gene encoding uncharacterized protein LOC113759956, with translation MPLDPQAFYQTTAEPVVPEHPVQTKPEVGESSAPVDIKLLKRLDRFDEFIRKNQGLSKQGVLDYDDLCLFPNVQLPVGFKTPKFNKYDGTGNPKTHLRLFANKLGRPVDDENLPLRLFPESLEGDALDWYSNLKPEEVKTWLDLSNAFIRQYEYNCELAPTRTTLEGTKRRPSEDHKTYAKRWRKIAAKVEPPMTEDEIVRTFIKAHDPPHFEEIFRMTGCSFAAIVNKLEEYDDFVRVGKIVNVSALKSQVEALQGQGSSGKGPQFKKKEGDVTFVWSHNPSPRPQYQHNPTYEPSYPYYSNPHHVYTTNINPHRSRPSYTNPSLAPFQISQPNPHQNRHRPLFNPRMPPPNRPIYNYPQPPKANNPGRNRTFTNLDRPLDQLYDQLKAAGKIGIIPPPTYPYGMPVGYNPQAVCAYHSGAPGHPIAECKALKHKIQDMVEAGEIVIRRKEAQAPNVDKNPLPEYDNTIGVIMDNTKFKEPIRNSSSKAEVFGNDAEFPDIPEGSISN